In Formosa haliotis, the sequence TATGGGATACAGTAAACAATAAACTAAGAACAGGTGATTATGTATTAATTCAGTTTGGACATAACGATAATGGCCCCGTAAACGACACTATAAGAGCTAGAGGTACCATTAAAGGTATTGGAGATGAAACCGAAAAAATAGATAATTTAATTACAAAAAAACATGAAATTGTTCACAGTTACGGTTGGTATATCAGAAAAATTGTGACCGATGCTAAAGCTAAGGGCGCCATACCTATTATTATGTCCCCTATTCCTAGAAATAAATGGCAAAACGGACGTATTCCTAGAAACAATAATTCTTATGGATTATGGGCCAAACAAATTGCCGAACAAGAACAGGTTACTTTTATAGATCTAAATAAACACATGTCTAAAAAACTAGAATCCTTTGGGGAATCAGGCGTTACAGGCACCTACTTTTATCTAAGAGATCATACACATACCTCTGCAAAAGGGGCCGTATTAGCAGCTTCTTGTATTATAGACGATTTAAAAGCTTCAACCAACCCGTTAAAACAATATGTATTAAACGAACCGAAAATTATACTCCCAAAAAAAATTAATTTCTTTTTAATAGGTGACTCTACCATGGCAATCAGCGACAACCCTAATACTATTGGTTGGGGTGTTCCTTTTCCAAAATACATAGACACCATGCGTGTTAACGTCATCAATAAAGCACGTGGCGGACGGAGTACTAGAACCTTTATTTATGAAGGTTTATGGGATAAGGCAAAAACAGAATTTAAAGCTGGTGATTTTGTTTTTATTCAATTTGGACATAACGATGCAGGAAATATTGATAAGAAAAAATATCGCGGATCTTTAAAAGGAATGGGAGAAGAAACACAAGTAGTAGATCGCGATAGCCTTACCGAAACGGTGCATACTTATGGGTACAACCTAATAAAAATGATTAGAGAAACTAAAGAAACAGGAGCAACACCTATAGTTTTAAGTTTAACACCAAGAAATGAATGGCCACATGGTAAAGTCGAGCGTCGAACAGATTCCTATGTAACTTGGGCAGAACAAGCAGCTAATGCAGAACATGTGTATTATATGAATGTTAATGATTTAGTAGCTACCAAATATGAAGGTTTAGGCAAAGACCAAGTAAAACTATTCTTTCCTCAAGATCATACCCATACCAATCTAAAAGGCGCCACATTTACAGCAAAAACTATTGCAGAAACGCTAAAAAACTCTAAAGCAAGCGGATTAAGAGATTATATAGAATTACCTAAAAAATAAAGCAGTATCTCATAAACCATATACTATCTAAAATCTCAGGTCAATTTTTAATCTGGGATTTTTTTTATGCATGAATTATTATGCTATTTACATCCCTTTTTACCCGTTCCTCTTTAGGTACATTCCGGCTTCCATTTATCTATTACTGCAAAAGAAGCCTTGTTCTACTACATAATTGCAATAACTATTATCAATAAACCTTTATAAGTAGACCTGAATTTTTCAGAAACCTATTAATTATTTGAATCAAATTCAAAAAAAAAGACCTATCATACTGTATTCCATGACAGTACAGGATGCTTTAGCTCCGAAATCTCAATAAATTTAAGTAGTAAAAAAAACAACAAGCTTATTATGTTTTTTCAGGTAAAGCTTTGTTTTCTAAAGATAAACCTTAAGCCCTAACAATTGAGTAGATCGCCACCAACACCCTAACAATTTGAATTTCCAAAATGCATTTTTTGTCTCTGACTATTAATGCTACAAACAATCTAACTAATTCTAGATTATATGATTTTTTATGAGGTCATAATTCTAGTAACCTAAAATTTTAAAATGAAAAAAACTTACTTTCTTACACTAATATTATTCTTTATTGGAATAAATTTAAGTGTAGCACAACGAAAACTAGAAACCTTAAATCGAGGGCTTATAGCTGTAAGAACTACAACCGATCAGGTCTATATCGGGTGGCGACTATTGGGATATGAAAATCAATCTACCGCTTTTAATGTTTACAGAGATGGCGTTTTAATAAACGACACGCCAATCGAGAATTCAACAAATTTTATAGATACCGTTTCCAGCGATGGATCTTATCAAGTAAAAACAGTTATAAATGGTGAAGAAAAAGACACCTCTGAGTCTGTCGATGTATTGCAGCAAGATTATCTAGAAATTCCACTTAACACCCCCGATGGCGGTATTACACCAGATAATGTTTCTTATACATACACGGCAAACGATGCCAGTGTTGGCGATTTAGATGGTGATGGCCAATATGAAATTATCTTAAAATGGGATCCAACAAATTCCAAAGATAACTCTCATGAGGGCTATACTGGTAATGTTTATTTAGATGCTTATACTTTGGAAGGCGAATTTAAATGGCGTATCGATTTAGGTCATAATATTAGAGCAGGTGCTCACTACACTCAGTTTATAGTGTTTGATTTTGATGGGGATGGAAAATCTGAAATCGCCTGTAAAACGGCGGATGGAACCATAGATGGCCAAGGAAAAATTATTGGAGACGCCACTGCAGATTATAGAAATAGTGCTGGACGCGTCCTATCAGGCCCTGAGTTTTTAACCATCTTTAATGGCGAAACGGGTGCAGAAATGGCAACTGTAGACTATTTGCCTGCCCGTGGGGATGTTAGTTCCTGGGGAGATAATTATGGGAACCGTGTTGATCGTTTTTTAGCAGGAGTTGCTTTTTTAGACGGTAAAAATCCTAGCCTAGTAATGTGTCGCGGATACTACACGCGTAGTGTTTTGGCTGCCTGGGATTGGAAAGATGGTAAACTTACCCAACGTTGGATATTTGATTCGAACGATGAAGAAAACAAAGGTTATGGAGGTCAAGGAAACCATAGTTTAAGTATAGCCGATGTAGATGCAGATGGAAAAGATGAAATTATTTACGGTTCTATGACTGTCGATGATGATGGGACAGGTCTTTATAATACAGGTTTAGGTCATGGAGATGCTTTACATGTTTCAGATTTTGACCCAGAAAGACCTGGGCAAGAAGTCTTTATGCCACACGAAAATAAAGTTGATGGGATTACATTTAGAAGTGCCAAAACAGGAGATATTATATGGCAATATAAAATGAATACCGATGTCGGCAGAGGTTTAATTGCAGATATAGATTCTACACAATTAGGAGCTGAATCATGGGCATCTAGTGGTTTAGGCGTTTATAATTCTAAAGGAGTTAAAGTACTATCAGATAGACCTTCAATTAATTTCGCGATTTGGTGGGATGACGATTTACAACGTGAATTACTTGACGGAACAAGCATAACGAAATATGGTGTAGGTGAAGTTTTTAATGCTACAGATTGTAATTCTAATAATAGCACTAAAAAAACACCCAATTTGCAAGCCGATTTACTTGGAGACTGGAGAGAAGAATTAATGCTTCGTACAAGCGATAATAAAGCTCTAAGAATATTTTTAAATCCAACAAAATCTAAAAGAAAAATGTACACTTTAATGCATGATCCTCAGTATAGAGTGGCAATAGCATGGCAAAATGTAGGGTATAATCAACCCCCGTGGCCTTCTTTTTATTTGGGATATGGTATGGATACACCTCCTCCTGCACCTTTAACTAATAATAAATTAATTTGGAATAAAGGTGATGTATGGGATATAGAAAAATCTTCAAACTGGTTTTTAAACGATAACGTATCCGAATACCACCAAGAAGATGTTGTATTGTTTGATGAGTCAGGTGAAACCAAACAACCCATACAATTAGTTGGAGATATAACACCTACTAGTGTTACTTTTAATTCGGCTTCTAATTACATATTAACTGGTGAAGGACACTTAACTGGAACTATGGAACTTGTCAAATTAGGGAATAGTAATGTCTTTTTAAATAATAGCAACACATTTACTGGTACCTCTACCGTCTGGCAAGGCGGTCTCTTTATAAATGGAAACTTAGAAAATAGTTCTATAATCATTAAAGATTATGCCACTTTTGGAGGCGAAGGTATTGTTGGTAAAACGCTTAATTTGGGAAAAGGGGTCCACATGTATGCTGGTGAAGATAAAAAAGCAGGCATATTAACGGTAAATGGTGCAGTAACTATTAAAGATGGTATTAACTTTAATTTCGATTTATCGGATGACCCAATTGGTTTAAATGATAAACTGGTGTTTAACGAATCTGTTCAATTTAATGGGGATGTGACATTTGTTTTTAATACCATAAATGATGGGTTAAACAGCGGAACCTATACACTAATTGAATATGGGAAAGATTTTGATATCGATTTAGATAATGTAAAAGTAGAAGGGATTCCTGGTATTAAATACGAATTAAACAATACAGGTGCTACCATAACCATGGAAGTTGAATGGGTGAGAAATCCAACAACTGTATATTGGCGAGGAAATACGAGTAACGTTTGGGATTTAGCCGAAACGTATAATTGGTACAATGGAACGGATTCGGATTTATTCGCTCCTTCAGACTATGTTATTTTTGATGATTCTGGAGCATCAAAAAATACTATTGAAACATCTGGCACACTGCCTATTGGTCAAATTACCGTAAATTCAGATTCCGATTATTTTATACAGGGAGATGGCAGTATTAATGGCGATGGCGGATTACTAAAACAGGGAGATGGTACTTTATATATTAAAGGAAACCATAATTTTACAGGTATTACCACAATTGAAGGCGGTAAAATTAGTGTAGATGCACTTTCTAACGGCGGTGAATCTGGATCTATTGGAGCCGCATCAAATCTACCTGAAAATCTACAAATAAATGGCGGAACATTAGAATTTTCTTCAAACATAGAAACCGATAGAGGCATACTTACTTTAGATAAAAATGCCACCATTATAGCTCCTGATGGTGTTATAGCAATTCTAAATGGAGAAATTTCTGGTAAAGGAAAATTAGAAAAAACAGGAACAGGACAGATTCAACTAAATAATAAAAATACGATTCTGGGCAATGTTATTTTAAAAGAAGGAATAATTCATTTAGGATCGGAAGAAAGTATTTCCCATGGGTTTAACGATGGAAATATTGTTTTAGAAGGCGGTATGCTAAGTATGCTAG encodes:
- a CDS encoding rhamnogalacturonan lyase family protein, producing MKKTYFLTLILFFIGINLSVAQRKLETLNRGLIAVRTTTDQVYIGWRLLGYENQSTAFNVYRDGVLINDTPIENSTNFIDTVSSDGSYQVKTVINGEEKDTSESVDVLQQDYLEIPLNTPDGGITPDNVSYTYTANDASVGDLDGDGQYEIILKWDPTNSKDNSHEGYTGNVYLDAYTLEGEFKWRIDLGHNIRAGAHYTQFIVFDFDGDGKSEIACKTADGTIDGQGKIIGDATADYRNSAGRVLSGPEFLTIFNGETGAEMATVDYLPARGDVSSWGDNYGNRVDRFLAGVAFLDGKNPSLVMCRGYYTRSVLAAWDWKDGKLTQRWIFDSNDEENKGYGGQGNHSLSIADVDADGKDEIIYGSMTVDDDGTGLYNTGLGHGDALHVSDFDPERPGQEVFMPHENKVDGITFRSAKTGDIIWQYKMNTDVGRGLIADIDSTQLGAESWASSGLGVYNSKGVKVLSDRPSINFAIWWDDDLQRELLDGTSITKYGVGEVFNATDCNSNNSTKKTPNLQADLLGDWREELMLRTSDNKALRIFLNPTKSKRKMYTLMHDPQYRVAIAWQNVGYNQPPWPSFYLGYGMDTPPPAPLTNNKLIWNKGDVWDIEKSSNWFLNDNVSEYHQEDVVLFDESGETKQPIQLVGDITPTSVTFNSASNYILTGEGHLTGTMELVKLGNSNVFLNNSNTFTGTSTVWQGGLFINGNLENSSIIIKDYATFGGEGIVGKTLNLGKGVHMYAGEDKKAGILTVNGAVTIKDGINFNFDLSDDPIGLNDKLVFNESVQFNGDVTFVFNTINDGLNSGTYTLIEYGKDFDIDLDNVKVEGIPGIKYELNNTGATITMEVEWVRNPTTVYWRGNTSNVWDLAETYNWYNGTDSDLFAPSDYVIFDDSGASKNTIETSGTLPIGQITVNSDSDYFIQGDGSINGDGGLLKQGDGTLYIKGNHNFTGITTIEGGKISVDALSNGGESGSIGAASNLPENLQINGGTLEFSSNIETDRGILTLDKNATIIAPDGVIAILNGEISGKGKLEKTGTGQIQLNNKNTILGNVILKEGIIHLGSEESISHGFNDGNIVLEGGMLSMLDDTNSFSKAYWNVIIPEEKQAEWRLDGRCEFRGTLRGAGILNLYAPWIRSEMYGDWSEFNGHVNVTTDSDGGWFILGNKNGYVNTSINLADGVSILFRLDSNETIELGELSGTSNSFLSSGYGSRTLTWKVGGKNTDAIFNGVIDETAFKGSGSKTAIIKSGSGTWTLTNSNTYSGGTKIEAGELIVDNTIGSGTGTGMVTVDAHAILSGNGSMDGNLLLQDDAILAPGRENIVGQLRFSKDVSFSETSILKIDINDNSYDKITTSGTLKYNGILHINNLGNEFKEGDRFAIFDAETIEGKFADITPALTNNLAWDTSELYTNGVLIVNHEDNLSISDDDLNKNRISFFPNPTQDYLNISLQKNPGLDSQILVYDCLGHLLVKESFNKDKYQLSLEHLSSGMYIIKVKNTEGVITKTIIKD
- a CDS encoding rhamnogalacturonan acetylesterase — translated: MNVLKFLAVGLLSLSFFNCNNKDSQTLKPTVYTVGDSTVKNGRGNGDGGLWGWGDFIGQFLDTTKVSIENHALGGTSSRTYQNLGLWDTVNNKLRTGDYVLIQFGHNDNGPVNDTIRARGTIKGIGDETEKIDNLITKKHEIVHSYGWYIRKIVTDAKAKGAIPIIMSPIPRNKWQNGRIPRNNNSYGLWAKQIAEQEQVTFIDLNKHMSKKLESFGESGVTGTYFYLRDHTHTSAKGAVLAASCIIDDLKASTNPLKQYVLNEPKIILPKKINFFLIGDSTMAISDNPNTIGWGVPFPKYIDTMRVNVINKARGGRSTRTFIYEGLWDKAKTEFKAGDFVFIQFGHNDAGNIDKKKYRGSLKGMGEETQVVDRDSLTETVHTYGYNLIKMIRETKETGATPIVLSLTPRNEWPHGKVERRTDSYVTWAEQAANAEHVYYMNVNDLVATKYEGLGKDQVKLFFPQDHTHTNLKGATFTAKTIAETLKNSKASGLRDYIELPKK